The following nucleotide sequence is from Cydia pomonella isolate Wapato2018A chromosome 6, ilCydPomo1, whole genome shotgun sequence.
aacaaccctattctgccctgagatttgtagatggaacaaccctattgacgaatttcgattttcccggtagccgccctgaaaTTTTCTTCCATTCGTTCCGTGCGGCTTTTACAGCCGATTACGCTGCAGTTCACCATTAATttccaaaataatatttcacTGCACACTAAATATGCCAGTTTACACaatgttattataatttctTCTAATGACCAAAAAATAATTTCGTCTGCACTTTGACTTATTGTTAAGTTTGactgtatggaaggtagagttaaggaacgcaatctccataggcagaacttatgcaaaagtatccagtggtcagctataaataatagttccatttgttccaaatctctccagagtagctaagaacctaggcgttattgacggagtgaagtacgctgtctatgatttgatattattttcaagtattctaggttattgtagcgccacctatttaaggttttttgatgtcACTTTTtggcaaagaatataatactcactaggagctTTTTGGtttatggagattccattccttatctccaccttccgtatttgACTGCCTCTTGAAATGTCAAACATAATATATAGGAGGCAagcaaaaaaaagtgaaactatGACAAGGACAACAAATGATATATCTCTTTCCGTCACACTTATTGAGATTTGTATACGACCATCCCGCTCGGTCGTGGTATTATTATTAGCgagggtagcacaaggacatgaatTTTTGATGAACTTAAACGTATGGACGACAGAGAAAGGACgacaatctcttatggcagaactgttccagaggagttacatgcgcgttgccgaccctaaaccccccaccccctccttgagctctggcaacctcactcaccggcaggaacaaaaCACTACcccacacaacacaacacaaataCAACACTgctaataaactaataaatgaatatgaatatatctATGAGGAAAATACAACTCACAAATGTCAGCATGTGACATTGACAATGACATCtcgatttgatattttttgtttatatttataggaTGAAGAAGTATGGAAGAAgtgcattaatattttataaattaactttatcgtaaatacatatttttagatacaatatgaattaatttattgtaCTAGAGAAAAATCAAAAGATCTGAATAAGAGTGTTAGTACTATTAATGTAGTGTTAATTTGTGTTTGAAATGCACTATGTCTATGAATTATGTTTTCGGGTTCTCTCTATTTCTACTATTACTTGTAGCATTAAATATATACTTCTTCTACACCTTAATACCGATAGGTAAAAAATCTGTAAACTTTAACGTTCCCAGTATTAAACTAGATCAATCGCCTAGCGTATTTAAAGATATTCATGTCTACCTCAACTATCTTCCTAGTCAGTATAAAAGTCGTAACTCCAAGTTCTTCCCAATTCAAAAAACTTTGCTGACTTCTTTTAGTCCATCAAATAATATACAAGTTGATTGGCCAGATGCAAACCAGGTAGGTAATTTGTTGTCATACTTTTATGATTCAAATACCGTTAGATCAAAATACTATGCCATCTTCAGCATGCTTGGCCATGAAACTtgttaaaactttattatttagattgTTAAATAACTACTAAATTGTACCTCTGTTCTATAACATTccttctttttatattttatgatatgtcTAGATTATGACTTATTTTATCAAAGGATACACTATAAACTGCATCCTCTATCTCTAGTAATACTTAATTTCTGTAATATTTAAATCATTCTTAATTAGAACATAGATGCatactttatattatttgattttaaagCAAATCATAATCAATCTAATCCTACATCCATCCAGGTGGcatagctttatttgatgttcataaataagcacattgtaatatgcctacttgatgACTAAACTATCCTTATCTTCACACCATACACTTTATTTCAAATAGGCCACTATAATGTAGAATTTAGTCAATTAATAAGTTTCATATGTTAAGGTAGGTGCTGGAAGCTCACTTTACCCTCATAAGAATGGAGTTGCGGGACAAATGTTACATACTATGATGACAGCACCCATAGTCCTTGTTGACAATGCACCTAAAGGAACACAACTCAAATTACTTCTCTTATTAGAGGTAAGGTGTTTGTACAGGCGCCGTCAGATATATTGGAGTGGCCAAGACACTCATTAGTATCTGTACATACCTCTATTGCCAAGGCAATGAAGTGCTTGTTCAAATGGCCGCACCGGTATGATAACTGACACATTCAGTTTGTGATATTTGCAATTATGATGTTGTTTACGAATTAGATGTGtatatgtattgcattgtattgttaattatttaaatactgtGGAATGGAGCAAGACAAACCATTTTGGTTTAACAatactttttgatcaaattTTCTGTAATTGTGAGTTATctctagtaaataaaatatttttgagcaccttggctgctccAATATTTGGCGACTGTACAACTGTACATTGAAACTTATAGTACATTTAACTTATGTAACttcgttaaaaaaaacttaagtaacttCATTTAACATCACACACATTGAGAGGCAGTGTAAGACCACCCATCTATAATCCAGTACCAAAAGTATGATTACAAGTTCTATACATACTTAATTTGGATATAAATATCagtgtattttatatatttatctaagctttttcttccatttttataaatatcttaCCATGAAATATGGCATTTGAATATTAGTTGTACTCACAAtgatatttgatttaattttgaacCATAGATGGGACCTTTGGCTGTAGATTGACAAACATATCcatgaacttttattatgtttaaattaattatttgatatttttttaaacctgatAAGAATGTTTTAATATGCGGTCGAAATATAAATGgctattcaatttttttttttatattaatgtaaaTGTTGCTCCAACCAAAGCTCAATCACAGTCTTTAAGAAGTAGTGAAGgcgtaatttctttattttttttatataagttgtATAAACGTATCTTTCAGGGAAAACAGAAGCTGTACTTCAAACCAAAGAGGTATGAGAGAGATCATATAATACATGGAAGTATTGTGGCTGGCTTTGATAGGCACAACTCCGAAGTGTTTGCTTACTATCTTGCCATGACTCTGAACTTCACTTGGATACCTCCCTCTGTGATAAGGAAAATTCATGTGGATAGAGAAATAGTTCCCGTTGCCACAATAGGATTGAAAAGAACTATGATAAGAAATGGTAAATGATGGAATTTTGTTCATTCATGATACAATTTTGATATCAcaatacatttaaattaaaactaaaatctcATCTAAAATAGATACCAAAATACCAAGAAGTAGTACCTTCTCAGTGATTAGTGCACTGCCAAATTTATATTCAATCAGTAATTATATGTAGGTCAAAGTCAATACACAGTTAAATATTAGACTTGGCAAAGGGCCTATAATTCTTGAAGAATTCCCAATAAGTACTGTGCAGTGACTGTTTACtaatgtagattttattttgtaattattctGGTATTGTGTATTTATACAAAATGTTTGTACAAATTTACTTCAATTAATATAATGTTAATTCACTCCTGTAGTATCTAAAGAAAATGTTCTcctatattgttttatattccAGGCAATGGTGGGCGTTGTATCTATGGCAAATGCTTTTATTGTAAGATAAATGAAACTGTATGCCCTGATAATAAGGGCGAGATTGAAGGAGCGGCAATCTTATACTTAGACAAACCATTCCAATTCCAAGTATTCAAGTCGCCATGGCGCCGCAACTACAGAGATTCTACATTAATGGAATGGCAAAGagataatgatttttgtaagtaagtaagttttgaATTAACATTATATTAGAAATCCATTTAGGTGTCATGGACACACAATGGTGAGGATTTTTGGAGACTAACTAAATGCTGACTAGTAATGTACCTAAGTTtcttaataaattttataatattatacttattttcagAAAAGTTACGGGAACTCTGAGCATTAAAAGAATATTAGACTTGGTAGATATTTCAATATTCGATTTTTTAATCCAAAATGGAGATAGACACCGTTATGAAATGTATAAAGACAAAATTCTACTTCTGGATAATGGAAAAGGTCTTGGAAATCCAGCAGTTGATGAATTGGATATATTAGCCCCACTCTACCAATGCTGCATGTAAGTTAAAAGCATTATCTGCAGTACTTTAGGTATAATAGTAAAACTACAGGTGTAACAAAACTAGCAGGGATCCCCGGATCCGTTTAAGAGGATATTCGGTATCATATTCTAATTAGGGAAAGGTAGGAGAAAAACGCcgaaacggatccccactattatTGCTTATTGCTACACCGTGTAATACACAGTGAATTAATTGATGCagtgtaagtattttttgttttaagaaatCCAAAACCATAGAAGATACAgggaaactaaaataatattattaaataaatattattggacaatCTTACAGAAATCGAGCTAGCCCCACTtaaggctaggttcacacggcgttaatgtttcccgtataccgtataTGGGATTTTATTGAATACCGTAGTGACAGCAAATGTTGTActcgtatatacatataatagataaatacttaaatacatagaaaacattaataactcggaaacaaatatctgtgatgacctgatgaacacacaaataaaaccACGTTTTTAAAGTATTGCAAAAAgtataaacaatcttgacgtgtctctttattgaaaaacacttattatttaaaaaacgagGTATAAGAGgcttttcaaaataaatgacaaattttacaataaatttgTCGCTTTTGTAATACTTCAGTTTATACCACATTAGTGGCAAACAGTCATGcctaaagcgccaattacatgtacacttcccgatatcgggcccgaaatcagtcccgatgtcgggcctgataatcgttgtCTACTTcgtctcaattttttttacagttcaAATATTGTTgatgatgtgctgatatttggtgaaacggaaaaatactcttgctcgggcctgatatcaggcctgataaagtgtcgatgtaattggcacttaaagGCAGGCGCCTTTATGGTAAGCCGCTACCGtagccacagaataaataacagCCGTAGCCCATGGGTGCTTACAACTTCAACCCTTtaatgcatttatttatgtttttcctTCCAGTCTAAGACTGACGACATGGAAATACCTAGAGCTGCTTTCTGGTGGCAGCCTTAGTGAAACAATCAAACTAATGTCCGCATTTCAAGGCGGAAAGTTAGTGACGGAAGACCATTTCAAAGCCGTGGAACGCAGGTTTCTGAAAGTGTATGCCACTGTACAATATTGCATAGGGAGACATGGTAGTGCCAAAGTGTTTAAAACTTAATGACGACACAGTACCATCGAGGACAGAGTTAATTGACTATTCTGAACCTTAGTAGATAAGGCCTAGAAATGGTTAGTTAAGGATGTTGCTGATTGTACAATTTTAGATTTGTAAGGGAAACTGGAAACtcaataataagaataattgtTTGTTTAGAATGTCATGTGGGCTGAATGCTGTGaaaattttaagaataaataCACTAatcttataaattatgttttggTTCTGTTTTCTGTATGAAATTTACGGCtaagagcccttattccttaGAGCGTTCTCCggtttcacgaaataacgctcgctAGATGGCGTTGGTGCTCGGTACGCGAGAGCCGGCAACGTGACGCTCGTTTCAATGTAGACAAGAATagtcttgatagttttcaaaataatttcaagcaacataaattttagtgttaagtatattatatgggcactctttatttcattttatatgcacagtagtagTGTATATAGTGTACTATAACTATAACCCGTGCTCTTTATTCTATCTCTTTCACACCGATGGAAAATGAAATagatagtaaatgactgcaggtataaataaagaacACGCGCTTATGGCTAAATTGGGAGAAAGTCACAGCAAGAATTGTATAGCTTGAATTGTGTAAGCTAAGCACCCAGGGTgggtgccctattgattttcCGACAAACAATACGCCGATTTTCGATTCGCCGACAACGATTCGCAGACGGGTTCTTTGGCCGAGTAACGATTGGCAGAATGTCATTACGCATAATAATCGTTTGCACGAGTAGTCAATACACAGAACATTGATACgcatatttacttttcgtagaataatcatttagtaactGTCTCAATTACCCGAGAAACTATTGGTCG
It contains:
- the LOC133519164 gene encoding glycosaminoglycan xylosylkinase homolog, coding for MSMNYVFGFSLFLLLLVALNIYFFYTLIPIGKKSVNFNVPSIKLDQSPSVFKDIHVYLNYLPSQYKSRNSKFFPIQKTLLTSFSPSNNIQVDWPDANQVGAGSSLYPHKNGVAGQMLHTMMTAPIVLVDNAPKGTQLKLLLLLEGKQKLYFKPKRYERDHIIHGSIVAGFDRHNSEVFAYYLAMTLNFTWIPPSVIRKIHVDREIVPVATIGLKRTMIRNGNGGRCIYGKCFYCKINETVCPDNKGEIEGAAILYLDKPFQFQVFKSPWRRNYRDSTLMEWQRDNDFCKKVTGTLSIKRILDLVDISIFDFLIQNGDRHRYEMYKDKILLLDNGKGLGNPAVDELDILAPLYQCCILRLTTWKYLELLSGGSLSETIKLMSAFQGGKLVTEDHFKAVERRFLKVYATVQYCIGRHGSAKVFKT